The following proteins are encoded in a genomic region of Dyadobacter sp. UC 10:
- a CDS encoding DEAD/DEAH box helicase, translated as MRKIEPNDTATPSLHNFIFPDFNIADLSTTHILQNSVTMPETEKRGYFDIQPHEIDLQYGSFRIAGITGELLKVVIRQNERSVQLYCDCSQPKRKLCEHQAQVLYNLMKRKDLRAFFDHRLRYDKIRVLAADYGLENEIYLDDYFELTYTNRELHIRPRLKELLPVDDKSVTALEESLVPARGRNLPVDPESTTQTKKLVVIGLNKYYEHFYTELYEAPTTRDGKIKNPVTALNPMEQVWKTEDPDTVKFLTAIAGFQNNFRKQQRENDIGGFRAILKNPLHAGFYYHNPEVSENVNAASLVPVNMQQIPVDLQLHIDQKPPFYQISGELILDGIYLDLEKVQQRFNYFVLYTNSLYLIDREDILNIISFFKQHNQKIFIHQSKFEAFRQNLLSKLENRIKITYSYLKPATERQKEEAGIDIAPKKLVYLEDFGNYVLITPVMQYGKVEVPLFSRKEIYAVDSHGHPFTVARDNTAEIRFSSALIRQHPDFEEQLGRDFVYLHKGQFLDENWFLDAFEEWQNQGIHILGFNTLTKNKLNLNKASISVSVESGINWFNTVAAVKFGKQQVTLKHLHKAVKNRTKYVELGDGTMGILPEQWIDKFSKFFEMGEVSGELIRMPKSSFVAISELYEEEVLTREVKEQIAFFKTNLNAFETIQPVDVPSALQASLREYQKEGLNWLNFLDEFNFGGCLADDMGLGKTVQIIAFLLSQKEKRGKSTSLIIVPTSLIFNWQAEAEKFAPSLKVLTIYGADRQREVTDFDYFDIVLTSYGTLLSDVNFLKKYIFNYIILDESQAIKNPESQRYKAARLLQSRNKLVLTGTPVENNTFDLYGQLSFASPGLLGNKTQFRNHYSIPIDRFKDSDRARELQRRINPFVLRRTKKQVATELPDKTEMILYCEMGDEQRKVYNAYELEFYTFLNTRNEVDIPRETLHILQGLTKLRQICNSPALLNDDAYYGSSSAKIDVLMEQIESKSPQHKILVFSQFVTMLDLIKTELTGRNIAFEYLTGQTKDREARVNNFQNNPDVRVFLISLKAGGTGLNLTEADYVYLIDPWWNPAVENQAIDRSYRIGQKKNVIAVRLICPGTIEEKIMELQSTKKELANDLVKTDNSVLKTLSKNDLLGLVSH; from the coding sequence ATGAGAAAAATTGAACCGAACGATACTGCTACTCCGAGCCTGCACAATTTCATTTTTCCCGACTTCAATATTGCCGACCTTTCCACAACACATATTTTGCAAAATAGTGTTACCATGCCGGAAACGGAGAAAAGAGGCTATTTTGATATTCAACCACATGAAATTGATTTGCAATACGGTTCGTTCAGGATTGCAGGCATTACCGGCGAGTTGCTGAAAGTGGTGATCAGGCAAAATGAACGATCGGTGCAGCTGTATTGTGATTGCAGCCAGCCCAAGAGGAAACTTTGCGAACACCAGGCGCAGGTACTTTATAATCTGATGAAGCGTAAAGACCTACGCGCGTTTTTCGACCACCGGCTCAGGTACGACAAGATCAGGGTGCTGGCGGCGGATTACGGGCTTGAAAATGAGATTTACCTGGACGACTATTTTGAGCTGACCTACACGAATCGGGAACTGCATATCAGGCCGCGACTGAAAGAACTGCTTCCTGTGGACGATAAATCCGTGACGGCGTTGGAAGAAAGCCTCGTTCCGGCGCGGGGCAGGAACTTACCGGTTGACCCGGAAAGTACGACACAGACCAAAAAGCTGGTCGTAATCGGCCTGAACAAGTACTACGAACATTTTTACACAGAATTATACGAAGCACCGACAACCCGCGACGGCAAAATCAAAAACCCGGTCACTGCTTTGAACCCGATGGAACAGGTCTGGAAAACCGAAGATCCCGACACGGTCAAATTCCTGACGGCGATTGCCGGATTTCAGAATAATTTCAGAAAGCAGCAGCGCGAAAATGATATTGGCGGATTCAGAGCAATCCTGAAAAATCCATTACATGCAGGCTTCTATTACCACAATCCGGAAGTTTCCGAGAATGTGAATGCAGCCTCGCTGGTTCCTGTCAATATGCAGCAGATACCAGTCGATCTGCAACTGCATATTGACCAAAAACCTCCTTTCTATCAAATTTCGGGGGAATTGATCCTCGATGGAATTTATCTAGATCTCGAAAAAGTGCAGCAACGCTTTAACTATTTCGTGCTTTACACCAACTCGCTTTACCTGATCGATCGGGAAGATATCCTTAATATTATCTCTTTCTTCAAACAGCATAATCAAAAGATATTTATACACCAATCCAAATTCGAAGCATTCAGGCAGAACCTGCTTTCGAAACTGGAAAACCGGATTAAGATCACCTACTCCTACCTCAAACCTGCCACTGAGCGGCAGAAGGAAGAGGCGGGTATTGATATTGCACCTAAAAAGCTGGTTTATCTGGAAGATTTCGGCAATTATGTGCTGATCACGCCTGTCATGCAATATGGGAAAGTGGAAGTACCCTTATTTTCCAGAAAAGAAATCTACGCTGTCGACAGCCACGGCCACCCGTTTACGGTCGCCCGGGACAATACTGCAGAGATCCGGTTCAGCAGCGCACTGATCCGCCAGCATCCTGATTTCGAGGAGCAGCTGGGCAGGGATTTCGTGTATTTGCACAAAGGCCAGTTTTTGGATGAGAACTGGTTTTTGGACGCATTTGAAGAGTGGCAAAACCAGGGTATCCATATTCTCGGCTTTAACACACTGACCAAAAACAAACTGAACCTGAATAAAGCCAGTATCTCGGTAAGCGTCGAAAGCGGGATCAACTGGTTTAATACCGTCGCGGCGGTTAAGTTCGGCAAGCAGCAGGTTACATTAAAACATTTACACAAAGCCGTCAAAAATCGAACAAAATATGTGGAGCTTGGCGATGGGACGATGGGTATACTGCCGGAACAATGGATCGATAAATTCTCCAAGTTTTTCGAAATGGGGGAAGTGAGCGGCGAGCTGATCAGAATGCCTAAAAGCAGCTTTGTTGCGATCAGCGAGCTTTATGAGGAGGAGGTTTTAACGAGGGAAGTAAAAGAGCAAATCGCGTTTTTTAAAACTAACCTGAACGCATTCGAAACGATTCAGCCGGTAGATGTGCCCTCCGCACTGCAAGCTTCCCTGCGCGAGTATCAGAAAGAAGGGCTCAACTGGCTTAACTTCCTGGACGAATTCAATTTCGGTGGGTGCCTGGCAGATGATATGGGTCTTGGAAAAACCGTACAGATCATTGCCTTTCTGCTTTCCCAAAAAGAAAAGCGCGGTAAAAGTACCAGTCTCATCATTGTACCTACTTCACTCATATTCAATTGGCAGGCGGAAGCGGAGAAATTCGCGCCGTCGCTGAAAGTACTCACGATTTACGGGGCCGACAGGCAGCGGGAAGTCACGGATTTCGACTATTTCGACATTGTACTCACTTCCTACGGAACGCTGCTTTCGGATGTTAATTTTTTAAAAAAATACATTTTCAATTACATTATCCTCGACGAATCCCAGGCGATCAAAAATCCGGAATCACAGCGTTACAAAGCGGCGCGCCTATTGCAATCGAGAAATAAACTTGTGCTCACCGGTACGCCAGTGGAGAACAATACATTTGATCTGTACGGACAATTATCATTTGCCTCTCCGGGGCTGCTGGGTAACAAAACGCAGTTCAGAAATCATTATTCCATCCCGATAGACCGCTTCAAAGACAGTGACCGCGCACGTGAATTGCAACGTCGCATAAATCCTTTTGTGCTAAGGCGAACCAAAAAGCAGGTTGCTACCGAGCTGCCGGACAAAACGGAAATGATCCTGTACTGCGAAATGGGCGATGAGCAACGGAAAGTCTATAATGCGTACGAGCTGGAATTTTACACGTTCCTGAACACTCGGAACGAAGTGGACATTCCGCGCGAAACGCTGCATATCTTACAAGGGTTAACCAAGCTGAGGCAAATATGCAATTCGCCGGCATTGCTCAACGATGATGCATATTATGGAAGTTCGTCGGCAAAGATCGACGTATTGATGGAGCAGATCGAAAGCAAGTCGCCGCAGCACAAAATACTGGTATTCTCCCAATTCGTTACCATGCTCGACCTGATCAAAACCGAACTCACAGGCCGGAATATCGCATTTGAATACCTTACCGGACAGACCAAAGACCGGGAAGCGAGGGTCAACAACTTCCAGAATAACCCCGATGTACGCGTGTTTTTGATCAGCCTCAAGGCCGGAGGTACGGGGCTGAACCTGACCGAAGCGGATTATGTGTACCTGATCGACCCGTGGTGGAACCCGGCAGTTGAAAACCAGGCGATTGACAGGAGTTACCGGATCGGGCAAAAGAAAAATGTAATCGCAGTGCGGCTGATCTGCCCGGGTACTATTGAAGAAAAGATCATGGAACTGCAGTCTACAAAGAAAGAACTGGCCAATGATCTGGTGAAAACCGATAATTCTGTTTTAAAAACGCTTTCCAAGAACGATTTGCTGGGACTGGTCTCGCACTGA
- a CDS encoding glycoside hydrolase family 18 protein has translation MKGFIFLALAVLSLLTVQTEQAFAQKKKYIVNGYVGGFRGLVKTEEIDVQKLTHINYAFVNVQDSLAVLTNLATDSTNFRKLNELKLKNPDLKILISIGGWAWSENFSDAVLTQTSRVKFAKSAVDIIRQYKLDGVDIDWEYPAMRGEEGNIYRPEDKQNFTLMFKALRDELNVLEKGNGGKYLLTTAVGGSKSFVDNTEMDKVQEYTDYILIMTYDYGGKNGTVGHHTNLYDYLEDGSSADRSVRNFMAAGVPAGKIVLGAAFYGKGWEAASAKNHGLGEKRVKAVQGGGYTKLKDTLIDQNGYKKYYDKKAKAPYLFNDSTKVLITYEDEKTIALKCRYIKKNKLAGIFFWEYFSDPKGYLLSEISEKLD, from the coding sequence ATGAAAGGATTCATCTTCCTCGCGCTCGCCGTGCTTTCGCTGTTGACGGTACAAACAGAACAAGCATTTGCCCAAAAGAAAAAATACATTGTCAACGGTTATGTCGGCGGTTTCAGGGGTTTAGTTAAAACGGAGGAGATTGACGTACAGAAGCTAACGCATATTAATTATGCATTCGTCAATGTGCAGGATAGCCTGGCGGTGCTTACCAATCTCGCAACCGATTCCACTAACTTTCGAAAGCTCAATGAACTGAAATTGAAAAATCCGGATCTTAAAATCCTGATATCGATCGGTGGCTGGGCGTGGAGCGAAAATTTTTCGGATGCTGTATTGACGCAGACATCGAGGGTTAAATTCGCAAAATCTGCTGTTGATATTATCAGGCAATACAAGCTCGATGGCGTGGATATAGACTGGGAGTATCCTGCCATGCGCGGCGAGGAAGGCAATATCTACCGTCCCGAAGACAAGCAGAATTTTACCCTGATGTTCAAGGCATTGCGGGATGAATTGAATGTCCTGGAAAAGGGGAATGGGGGAAAATATCTCCTGACAACTGCAGTAGGCGGCTCCAAATCCTTTGTTGACAATACCGAAATGGACAAAGTGCAGGAGTACACGGACTATATCCTCATTATGACCTACGATTACGGCGGCAAAAACGGGACGGTGGGCCACCATACCAACTTGTACGATTATCTGGAAGACGGCTCCTCGGCCGACAGATCGGTCAGAAATTTTATGGCTGCCGGAGTGCCTGCCGGCAAGATCGTGCTCGGAGCTGCATTTTATGGAAAAGGCTGGGAAGCGGCCTCGGCCAAAAACCATGGATTAGGAGAAAAAAGGGTTAAAGCTGTGCAGGGAGGTGGTTATACCAAATTGAAAGACACTTTGATCGATCAGAACGGCTATAAAAAGTATTACGATAAAAAAGCCAAAGCGCCTTATCTTTTTAATGATTCGACGAAAGTCCTGATTACTTACGAAGACGAAAAGACCATTGCACTAAAATGCAGGTACATTAAAAAGAACAAACTCGCCGGGATCTTTTTCTGGGAATATTTTTCCGACCCCAAAGGTTATCTCTTATCTGAAATCAGCGAAAAATTGGACTGA
- a CDS encoding fibronectin type III domain-containing protein has protein sequence MKISFTHFALLLLIPGSFSFNRAFAFLIPKAPTSLTAVASSSSTITVSWVDNSTDETGFELETSADGLKYTKIADLKLNTVSYLHDSLKGATKYWYRIRSRNASGFSPYSNIASVATKTPVTIPKPPAALVATAISAYQIAVTWSDNSSDETGFEVERSVDGLTFTKIADVAAELEIYQNTGLAPATKYWYRVSAKNSAGKSGFSNIATATTMEIPPAVPVGLSGISVSQTQINLSWTDASNNETGFQLERSLNGTAFTKIADLGPNVATYQNVGLTTNTLYYYRIRAVNAAGASAYSNVSSIRTLNIPAPGQPVNFTAVPTEPGLIQLRWAAITGNAVETIIERSKVRDRDFVEISRVAAAVLQFEDKGEFEKIDYYYRIKAINAGGSSPYSLLAIVRASSIITSVEDPKSRYTLYLSGRKLFARLGNTVTGILAVYNMSGREIKAAGISGDQTLDLSGFPSGIYIAVIRTDKEVISRRIALIE, from the coding sequence ATGAAAATATCTTTTACCCATTTCGCTTTATTACTGCTCATTCCGGGCTCTTTTTCCTTCAACCGTGCATTCGCATTCTTAATCCCCAAAGCGCCGACAAGCCTGACAGCGGTGGCGTCTTCGTCTAGTACGATCACGGTTTCCTGGGTGGATAATTCGACGGATGAGACCGGCTTCGAACTGGAAACCTCCGCTGACGGCCTGAAATACACTAAAATCGCCGATCTAAAATTGAACACTGTTAGCTATTTACACGATAGTCTCAAAGGTGCAACGAAGTACTGGTACAGGATCCGTTCGCGGAACGCCTCCGGTTTTTCACCCTATTCCAACATCGCTAGTGTGGCGACAAAAACGCCTGTAACGATTCCGAAACCACCTGCGGCATTGGTCGCGACTGCCATTTCGGCCTACCAGATCGCAGTGACATGGTCCGACAATTCTTCGGATGAAACGGGTTTTGAAGTTGAACGTTCCGTCGATGGGCTGACTTTTACCAAAATAGCAGATGTTGCGGCTGAGCTCGAAATTTACCAAAATACAGGGCTGGCTCCTGCTACAAAGTACTGGTATCGGGTTTCGGCCAAAAACAGCGCAGGCAAATCCGGATTCTCAAATATTGCGACTGCGACAACCATGGAGATTCCTCCCGCAGTTCCCGTAGGGCTTTCGGGAATATCTGTTTCCCAAACTCAGATTAATTTGTCATGGACTGATGCTTCCAACAATGAAACCGGTTTCCAGCTGGAGCGTTCACTGAATGGAACCGCCTTTACTAAAATAGCCGATCTGGGGCCTAATGTGGCTACCTATCAAAACGTCGGCTTGACTACAAATACATTGTACTACTACCGCATTCGGGCTGTCAATGCTGCCGGGGCGTCGGCATATAGTAATGTGAGTTCAATCCGGACCTTGAATATTCCGGCCCCAGGTCAGCCGGTTAACTTCACTGCGGTCCCTACCGAGCCGGGATTGATCCAGCTCAGATGGGCGGCTATTACCGGAAATGCAGTCGAGACGATTATCGAGAGATCGAAAGTCCGTGACAGGGATTTTGTGGAAATAAGCAGGGTGGCAGCGGCTGTATTGCAATTCGAAGACAAGGGAGAATTTGAAAAAATTGACTATTACTATCGTATCAAGGCGATCAATGCCGGAGGCAGCTCTCCGTATAGTCTGCTGGCAATTGTCCGGGCATCATCCATTATTACCTCCGTGGAGGATCCGAAAAGCAGGTACACACTATATCTCTCCGGACGAAAGCTGTTTGCCAGATTGGGAAATACGGTCACCGGCATCCTGGCTGTATACAATATGAGCGGTCGGGAAATAAAAGCGGCCGGCATCAGCGGCGACCAAACACTGGATCTCAGCGGTTTTCCATCGGGGATATACATTGCGGTGATCCGGACTGATAAGGAAGTAATATCGCGCAGAATAGCGCTTATTGAGTAA
- a CDS encoding magnesium transporter CorA family protein — protein sequence MVQSITDHSEHPFEWIDIVDPDQDELNELTTKYALHESSINDWLQPDHLPKYEHVRSYTFIIFRMHAEKVSKEADTVPELTDKVAIFMFEKLVITLHKNEWLAPQFIKENQIRENACENTHQLVNEIIKSCIATYEAPSIKLTSDIEYYEENMFLKNRKPSLLKGLYYLRRRVEVTRRIIMLSHDIVERLDSGEQSNTYTRDTRDLYVKLHNIYDTLFENMNQLVMIYFSISSQRTNEIVRVLTVFSVFFMPLTFIVGIYGMNFEYMPELKLKLGYPGVMVLMGAITVGIYVWFKKRGWL from the coding sequence ATGGTTCAAAGTATTACCGATCATTCTGAACATCCGTTCGAATGGATAGATATTGTCGATCCTGATCAGGATGAGCTCAATGAACTGACTACCAAGTATGCCCTGCACGAATCGTCGATCAATGACTGGCTGCAACCCGACCATCTTCCGAAATACGAGCATGTGCGCAGTTACACTTTCATTATTTTCAGAATGCACGCTGAAAAGGTTTCCAAAGAGGCAGATACTGTACCTGAACTGACTGACAAGGTTGCCATTTTTATGTTCGAAAAGCTGGTGATCACGTTGCATAAAAATGAGTGGCTGGCCCCTCAGTTCATCAAAGAAAACCAGATCCGCGAGAATGCCTGCGAAAACACGCACCAGCTTGTTAATGAGATCATTAAAAGCTGTATAGCTACTTACGAGGCGCCTTCCATTAAACTGACCTCCGACATTGAGTATTATGAGGAAAACATGTTTCTCAAAAACCGGAAACCCTCACTGCTGAAAGGCCTCTATTATCTCAGGCGCAGGGTGGAGGTGACACGCCGGATTATTATGCTGTCGCACGATATCGTAGAACGGTTGGATAGCGGCGAGCAATCCAACACCTATACCAGGGACACCAGGGATCTTTATGTGAAACTGCATAATATTTACGACACGCTTTTCGAAAATATGAACCAGCTGGTCATGATCTATTTCTCTATATCTTCCCAGCGTACCAATGAGATTGTCCGCGTATTGACCGTTTTTTCCGTTTTCTTTATGCCGCTCACTTTTATAGTCGGTATTTATGGAATGAATTTCGAATATATGCCGGAACTGAAACTCAAGCTTGGTTATCCAGGGGTAATGGTCCTCATGGGCGCGATTACGGTCGGCATTTATGTTTGGTTCAAAAAGCGCGGCTGGTTATAA
- a CDS encoding NAD(P)/FAD-dependent oxidoreductase has product MAAKKVVIIGGGFAGINLAQKLSKDKDFEITLVDKNNYNFFPPLLYQVATGFLEASNISYPFRKFFQGKENLRFSLGAFQEVFPEQNRVSTESGDIYYDYLVFATGTQTNYFGMENVRKNAVPMKTVQDALALRNHILWNKEKASKIPDLAERKKMLSIVVAGAGPTGVEVSGMLAEMHKGIFKKDYPELKREEVEIYLVDALPVVLNPMSKKSQEETLAELKGLGINVLLDHAVKDFQDDVVTFANGRTIETKTLIWTSGVTAVELPGLPKDVLGTGKRVLVDNYNRVKGFTNIFALGDICLIEGDPGFPKGHPQLAQVAIQQGRNLAKNFSRMQAGKPLSGFRYTDKGTMAIIGVNKAVADLPGLHFKGFIAYFLWLVVHLFSLIRYRNQVKTFYNWVVAFVTRDQSLRFIVDSKPEK; this is encoded by the coding sequence ATGGCTGCGAAAAAAGTAGTGATCATTGGTGGAGGTTTCGCCGGGATCAATCTGGCGCAGAAACTCTCGAAAGACAAGGATTTCGAAATTACCCTGGTCGACAAAAACAACTATAATTTCTTTCCGCCATTGCTTTATCAGGTTGCCACGGGCTTTTTGGAAGCGTCCAACATCAGCTATCCCTTTCGAAAGTTTTTTCAGGGAAAAGAGAATCTGAGGTTTAGCCTGGGCGCTTTTCAGGAAGTTTTTCCCGAACAAAACAGAGTATCCACTGAAAGCGGGGACATTTATTATGACTACCTGGTATTTGCGACAGGTACCCAAACCAATTATTTCGGTATGGAGAATGTGAGAAAAAACGCGGTGCCCATGAAAACGGTGCAGGATGCACTCGCTTTGCGTAACCACATTCTTTGGAATAAAGAAAAGGCCAGTAAAATCCCTGACCTGGCCGAGCGCAAAAAAATGCTGTCCATCGTCGTCGCCGGCGCCGGACCTACTGGTGTAGAAGTATCCGGAATGCTGGCCGAAATGCACAAAGGGATATTTAAAAAGGATTACCCGGAGCTGAAACGGGAAGAGGTGGAAATCTATCTGGTAGATGCCCTGCCGGTCGTGTTGAACCCGATGAGCAAAAAATCGCAGGAGGAAACGCTGGCTGAATTGAAAGGACTTGGAATTAATGTGCTGCTGGATCACGCTGTGAAGGATTTTCAGGACGACGTCGTGACGTTTGCGAACGGAAGGACAATAGAGACCAAGACTTTAATCTGGACTTCGGGAGTAACCGCCGTTGAATTGCCCGGACTTCCGAAAGACGTGCTGGGAACAGGCAAGCGCGTTTTGGTAGACAATTACAATAGGGTAAAAGGATTCACGAACATTTTTGCGCTCGGGGATATTTGTTTAATCGAAGGAGATCCGGGCTTTCCAAAAGGGCACCCGCAGCTTGCGCAGGTGGCAATCCAGCAGGGAAGGAACCTGGCAAAGAATTTTTCGCGGATGCAGGCAGGAAAGCCGCTTTCCGGATTCCGGTACACCGACAAAGGCACCATGGCGATCATTGGCGTCAATAAGGCGGTGGCAGATTTGCCTGGTTTGCATTTCAAGGGTTTTATCGCGTACTTTCTGTGGCTGGTCGTGCATCTGTTTTCGTTGATACGTTACCGTAACCAGGTCAAAACATTTTACAACTGGGTGGTGGCTTTCGTTACAAGGGATCAGTCTTTGCGGTTTATTGTGGATTCAAAACCTGAGAAGTAG
- a CDS encoding SDR family oxidoreductase translates to MNYDIDTRGQTQHVRPGIEEIMDPAPVIIRENYRGSGKLQGKTALITGGDSGIGRAVAVHFAREGADVAIVYLEENQDAKETKSMVEAEGKACLLIPGDIRDEQFCKDAVNRTVNEFGKLNILVNNAAEQHPRDDIREISAQQLSDTFSTNIFSFFYFTQAALPHLSERDSIINTTSVTAYHGSPSLLDYSSTKGAIVAYTRSLAVNLAEKGIRVNAVAPGPIWTPLIPSTFDAERVAKFGKDTPFKRPGQPSEVATCFVFLACEDASYMSGQVLHPNGGQVVNG, encoded by the coding sequence ATGAATTATGATATTGATACCAGAGGCCAGACCCAGCATGTGAGGCCCGGAATAGAGGAAATCATGGACCCGGCTCCGGTCATTATCCGCGAAAACTACCGCGGCAGTGGTAAATTACAGGGAAAGACCGCACTCATTACCGGCGGCGACAGTGGAATTGGGCGCGCGGTGGCCGTACACTTCGCCCGCGAAGGGGCAGATGTAGCCATCGTTTACCTGGAAGAAAATCAGGACGCAAAGGAAACCAAATCTATGGTTGAGGCAGAGGGCAAAGCCTGTTTGCTCATACCGGGCGATATCCGCGACGAGCAGTTTTGTAAGGATGCCGTAAACCGCACCGTCAATGAGTTCGGAAAGCTGAATATCCTCGTCAACAATGCGGCCGAGCAGCATCCCAGGGACGATATCAGGGAAATTTCGGCACAACAGTTGTCTGATACATTCTCGACGAATATCTTCTCCTTCTTCTATTTTACCCAGGCAGCACTGCCGCACCTCTCTGAGCGTGATTCGATTATCAATACAACGTCTGTCACCGCATACCACGGAAGCCCGTCATTGCTGGATTATTCTTCTACTAAAGGAGCGATTGTGGCGTATACAAGGTCGCTGGCAGTCAACCTGGCCGAAAAGGGAATCAGGGTAAATGCAGTGGCGCCCGGGCCTATCTGGACACCGTTGATACCTTCTACCTTCGATGCTGAGCGGGTTGCGAAATTCGGGAAGGATACGCCATTCAAACGTCCCGGCCAGCCAAGTGAAGTGGCCACCTGTTTTGTATTTCTTGCCTGCGAAGACGCCTCTTACATGAGCGGACAAGTGTTGCATCCGAATGGCGGGCAGGTTGTGAACGGATAA
- a CDS encoding response regulator, whose protein sequence is MKKAVRILIVEDEGIQAISLEETLEQAGYEVAGIADSGEEVLRFVQESQVDLIIMDIHIKGDLDGIETAHKVKEVRSLMPIIYLTAYMDQETVRRAGETSPAGYITKPYRQLHLLNCIEEAVKDSEETK, encoded by the coding sequence ATGAAAAAAGCAGTCAGAATTTTAATTGTTGAAGATGAAGGCATTCAGGCAATAAGTCTGGAAGAAACACTGGAACAGGCAGGATATGAAGTTGCAGGGATCGCAGATAGCGGCGAGGAGGTTCTCAGGTTCGTGCAGGAAAGCCAGGTCGACCTGATTATCATGGACATTCATATCAAGGGTGATCTGGACGGTATAGAAACCGCACATAAAGTAAAGGAGGTCCGGAGCCTGATGCCGATTATTTACCTGACAGCCTACATGGACCAGGAAACCGTCCGGCGCGCAGGGGAAACATCGCCTGCCGGCTATATTACCAAGCCTTACCGGCAATTACATCTCCTTAATTGCATTGAGGAAGCTGTAAAGGATTCGGAGGAAACAAAATAG